From a region of the Danio aesculapii chromosome 4, fDanAes4.1, whole genome shotgun sequence genome:
- the ngs gene encoding notochord granular surface translates to MNECEDTITRYCLRTTGFSMSYSPERMSSYRRHFEGGLAASSTLQVRVSSPSPTRGATRHRSASYSRSTGRRALSGTRKSRMTSSVSMGTLCLGMGFGVARGAVDLDAAAAENQAFLSTRTSERKEMMALNDRLAVYIEKVRSLEQSNKLLETEIDAIKGHHVKPSGLRLLYEEQLREMKKIADQMKIQRDLAVAAKDAMAGQLEMLKVKYEEALEARKKAELEIEAFRPDVDAATSARIALEKRLENLEVELEFLQRIHKKEIEELMAQIYGSVAKVDVAFSLPDLASALKQIQAQYDSIAAQNLQDMDAWYKGKFQDLNNVSSRHMETARSAREEIMGYKKEMQNKQRELDALKNRNEALLLMIKEAQENYRKEEEELHMRIETLKEELRSIKGKIALLLREYQDLLNVKMSLEIEITTYRKLIEGEDSRLSSMVGGLSLMGGSVSSGLISSVSGTSAYSSAAAAVSSAASEKMISSNSTLNHNHHESVEEFTHEQAVEMTERKTVLIRTVKTDEDMIQRDTEERTITITGAADEDE, encoded by the exons ATGAATGAGTGTGAGGATACAATCACACGCTACTGTCTCAGGACCACCGGTTTCAGCATGAGTTACAGCCCGGAGAGGATGTCTTCTTACCGCCGGCACTTTGAGGGAGGACTGGCCGCATCTTCCACCCTCCAGGTCCGGGTCTCCAGCCCTTCTCCCACCCGCGGGGCCACTAGACACCGGTCCGCCAGCTACTCCCGCAGCACCGGCCGCAGGGCGCTGTCCGGGACACGCAAATCCCGCATGACCAG CAGTGTGAGTATGGGAACACTGTGTCTCGGCATGGGCTTTGGTGTTGCTAGAGGTGCAGTGGATCTGGACGCTGCAGCCGCTGAGAATCAGGCTTTCCTCAGCACACGCACCAGCGAGAGGAAGGAGATGATGGCCCTCAATGATCGGCTGGCTGTATACATTGAGAAG GTACGTTCTCTGGAGCAGAGCAATAAGCTGCTGGAGACTGAGATCGATGCCATTAAAGGCCACCATGTGAAGCCGTCTGGTCTGCGATTGCTTTATGAGGAACAACTGAGGGAGATGAAGAAGATTGCAGACCAGATGAAGATCCAGCGG GATCTGGCAGTAGCAGCAAAGGATGCCATGGCAGGTCAGCTGGAAATGCTGAAAGTGAAATACGAGGAGGCTTTGGAGGCCAGGAAGAAGGCGGAGCTCGAGATTGAAGCCTTCAGACCG GATGTGGATGCAGCCACCTCGGCCCGAATTGCTTTGGAAAAACGACTGGAAAATCTGGAAGTGGAGCTCGAGTTCTTGCAGAGGATTCACAAAAAG GAAATCGAGGAGTTGATGGCTCAAATTTACGGATCTGTGGCTAAAGTAGATGTCGCTTTCTCTTTGCCCGATCTGGCGTCTGCCCTCAAACAGATCCAGGCTCAGTATGACAGTATTGCCGCGCAAAACCTCCag GATATGGACGCCTGGTACAAAGGAAAGTTTCAAGATCTAAACAACGTATCGTCGCGCCACATGGAAACAGCGAGAAGCGCCAGAGAGGAAATCATGGGATACAAGAAGGAG ATGCAGAACAAACAGAGAGAACTGGATGCCCTTAAAAACAGGAATGAAGCACTGCTGCTGATGATCAAGGAGGCGCAGGAGAATTACAGGAAAGAAGAGGAGGAGCTACAT ATGCGTATAGAGACTCTTAAAGAGGAACTGAGGTCCATCAAGGGGAAGATTGCGCTCCTGCTGAGAGAATATCAGGATCTGCTCAATGTTAAGATGTCACTGGAGATTGAAATCACCACATACAG GAAACTGATAGAAGGAGAAGACAGTCGCTTGTCCAGCATGGTGGGTGGTCTATCTCTCATGGGTGGCAGTGTGAGTTCAGGACTGATCAGCAGTGTTTCTGGGACATCAGCATACAGTTCAGCTGCAGCAGCAGTGAGTTCAGCCGCCTCAGAGAAGATGATCTCCAGTAACTCAACGCTCAACCACAACCATCACGAGTCTGTGGAGGAGTTCACTCATGAGCAGGCCGTGGAGATGACTGAGAGGAAGACCGTCCTCATTAG AACAGTTAAGACAGATGAAGACATGATTCAAAGGGACACAGAAGAACGTACCATCACCATTACTGGAGCAGCAGATGAGGACGAGTGA